The Danio rerio strain Tuebingen ecotype United States chromosome 19, GRCz12tu, whole genome shotgun sequence genome includes the window GCGCTCTCAGCCACGAGGTGTCCACGCGCCGCTTCTGCTCGCTGATTGGCCAGTGACGACACAAACACCGAATTTCGACCAATGGGTGCGCTGTGCATGCGCTGAGCCATGCTGTGCATACCACTTCCACATGAACAGCTGAAGTGGTAAACAAGCCTACTGACTCACTGGTAGAAGCGTCTGAGTATAAAACCCTAGCCTAGCCCAGCGTGCACAAAGCTCCTATACAAACCATGCGAGCCTGGAGTGTGTGATTAGTGCATTTGCATAAAGCACTTATTTACTGCTATTCACACATTTAATTCGTTTTGGATTGAGCTCGGATGCACTTCTGAAGGACTATTCAATATTTTAGCGATTTGCCAACTTTTTGTTGCTGAGATCGAGACGTGTGTTTTCTTTTTGGTTTGGAAATTTGTAACATCACAATGGTGGCGATGACAAAAAGAGTGAAGGTCTTCGAGATCGCCTTCAATGATCCATCCAAGACATTTTACTGCAGTGGAGATAAAGTGGCTGGAAAGGTTTTGGTGGAGGTGTCGGAGGTGACCAGAGTGATGGCCATGAAGGTCCTGGGAGTCGGTTGCGCTAAGGTGGAGTACGCGAAAGGCAAGCAGAGATGCCGTGAAGAAGTGGACTATCTGAAGTATGAAGATGTTGTCCAACTAGACGAACATCCAACAGGTCAGTTAAAAAAGATTGATCTGTGCTTTTGAATTTAGCTTTGCTTATGTTGATGAGATTGGATGTGGTGCTGATGATGGAATGTGGCATCACATGAATTAAATAACTAACATAAATAACAGTAATAGGGTAGCCAATGAAAGTGGTTTATCATATCTTTTCAAGTGAAAAACAGTATCAACAAATGCTTATAACTTAAAGCATAGTGACATTCATAATGTAGAGATTCGTTTCAAGTTTTAAGTCTTGTCaatgctaaataaaaatctaaacaagtGGTAACAATTTTATTTTGCTCATGTTTAAGTTGGTATGTTTTTAGCATGTGCTTTAAATCTAAAGGAATTGTTTCAAATTAATGTATGTATCTTTATTTTTCACAGACAATGATGGTTCTGTCATTCTCCGCCCTGGCAACAAGTATGAATATTCATTTGGCTTTGAGCTGCCAGCCCAAGGGTAAGCATTTCGATTGACAAAGTACACattcattttagtttgtttttttggtcaattaaataaaactattattttaccaACAGGCAGCTGGTGTCTTCTTACAAGGGCAAGTTTGGATTTGTTCAGTACTACGTGAAGGCTCTGATGGAAAGACCCTGTCAGCCCGCCCTGGAGTGCAAGAAACACTTTGAGGTTGAAGAGCCACTGGATGTCAACACTCCAGACTTGCTGGTGAGTTCCTCATGGTTGAGTAACCTTTATCAAAGCACATACACTCCTGATTAGCTTTTTTCAGACTTTAGACACTGATGATCATTGACTTACATCATTTTTAATGCCAAAATAAACTGTTTTAGAGAAGTTGGAGTTCATGTTAATCATTCTTGCTTTCCCATCCCTCAACAGTCCCCAACTGGTGGCATGAAGGAGAAGAAGGTGACCTGCATGTTCATCCCTGACGGCCAGGTTTCTCTCAACGCTAAGATTGACAGGCGTGGCTTCTGTGAAGGTGAAGAGATCTGCATTGATGCCAAATTTGAGAACACCTGCTCTCGCATCGTGGTACCCAAAGCAGCCATTGTGGCCAAGCAGACCTACCAAGCCAATGGCCGCACCAAGGTCTTCAGGCAAAAACTCTCCTCAGTGCGTGGCAACCACATCATCTCCGGCATGTGCGATGCCTGGCAGGGAAAGAGCATCCGTGTGCCTAAAATCAAGCCTTCCATTTTGGGTTGCAACATCATTCGAGTGGAATATGCACTTATGGTGAGTGTCACTTTGGCATTGTTATAGTTGCATGACGTTGTGGCATCCACAAAGTAGGTGCTAAACAGTTTTCTTCTCTATCTACAGATTTACATGCACATCCCAGGCAGCGAAAAGTTGATTCTGGAGCTGCCCCTGGTCATTGGAACAGTGCCCTACAATGGTTTTGGTAGCCGCACCAACAGCATGAGCAGTCAGGATGGTTCCATCAGCAATGCATCGAATAGCTGGGTGTCCCTGCGAATGCCATCATCCGCCCCACCAAGCTACTGTGACATTACACGCGATTGCTGCATAGACCAACCTCTTACTCCTCTGCTGGATGACTATGATGGTGGAGACAGTCCCATCTTCATGAATGCAGCCCAGTTCCAGTTCCCTCCACTCCCTGCTTATTCTGAGGTGAGTGTCAAGTATATACAGTCACACTGACCATTGACAAAATTCAATTGGGGTAAATGGCTGACCCTGAACACAACTGTTTTGGTCCATAAATTTCTAACTACAAGTGGTCAGCCAAGACTTATTTTACTTCTACATTTAAAAGAATCTTTAGTGACCACTTGTGTTTTTGATTCCCTATTCTCTTTGGAGGGGTTTCCTTTTTTCTTATTTCATTACGGACCATATCACGTTAGAATTTAAACTACAAAAGCAGTCCAATCAATCTTATTCTGAAAGAGGTCCAAATTGGATAAGCTTAAAACATTTTAGACCCTTTTTTCACCTGTATTTAGCATCATCCACTTGATCAGATTGACAAAACATCTTCATTCCATTTGTAATCCAACCATTATTACAAATCAATTAAAATTTAATCCAATTGTTGGTTCTTCTGTTGTTTAGGTGGAGGAGGAGTTCAATGCAAACGCCCGCATGCTTCCTGTCTGCTGAACCAACCTTAGCAGAGCACTAGAACTGAACTGTTGCCCGTAAAAAAGGGTATATTTTCCCACTCAAAAGCTCTTCGGGCTTTCACCATGCGGATCAAAGTCTGTTTGAGAAGTGTCGTATGGATGTGTGAAAGTAAAGATGAAGCGGAGGATTTCGGGGCCCCGAGTGGACCTTCTGCAGGACGAGCTAGTCGAAGTTCAGAGGAAGAAGACGTGTAGTCTGAGCTCTCTTGTGCCTGCATTGCTGACAGCCATCTTATATCATGCATCACTCaagttaaatgtgtttttgtcatATTACCGATGCTGTTTCAGGGCCTGAAAGAGGGCACAAGGGCTGTTTGGTGTGCTGTATTTCATTATATTTGAGCTGCTCTTTCTTACTATGAGATTACTGCTGAGGTGCAAACTGATTGTGTCGCAAAATAGCCATTTAAGCACACGTAGACTTTCCCAAATGGTGGTCATGTACTTTCCAATAGTCCCCCAATATGACATCCATTAGCATTTAGTGCATCGTTTTCGTTATCATTCCATAATTGTTTTGTGGGGATGGAAGATTTCATTTGTAGAAACATTCttcaacttgtttgttttttggtcatGAGGTTAGGTTGGTGTTCTAACcagagagatatatatatattgaatgtaAAGAAGATTTGTGGTATACCATACTCTTTTCATCAAGGGAAAAATCATACAGTGTCAGTTTGTCTTTGAACAGTGttgaggctgttttttttttttttctttttatttgaatgCACTTTTTATGGATGCAAGTTGCTGTGTAACTACTCCCAGGGAGATTTcctatgtttttctttttgtctttcttttgtcTTCCAAAATTGTTTAGGGATCAGGCATTGCAATCCCAACTCAAGACTGTactgtaatgcactcaaaacctTGTCCTAAGAAAGGGCTCCAGTGATGCTGTTTTTTCACTGTGGACTTGAGCATTAGGCCAAAAAAAGAGAACTCAACACTCCAAGTGCCAAAATTGGGGTCTGTTTGGACTTGAGCCCTGACCACGTTGATTTGTGAGACCAGAAGCTGCACTGTGTGCAGTTAATCCTGAAGACATTTTGATCAACATTTCACTTGTGGAGATCTTCCTGAAATttgttgattgtgtgtgtgtgttgttttgtttcttcACAGAGTgaaatattactgttattataaacagtgcaaaatgtgcaaatatcccttttttgtatgtaatttaaagagtttttgtatgagaattcatttttaataaaagttttaagaTGTCATTATCGTTCTCAGcatactttcattcattttaactGTTTATAAATTATTCAAACGagtataattgtattatttagtaatataatgtatttaatgcatacatttaaacttactatttttaaattaacaataCTTAAGGTGATATGTGTATCACTATAAAGGCCCTTTATTaccaagaaaaatatttacatgaaaaaaaaaaaacaaatatagaagAATACAAAATTTACTTTCTTATTTTTCTGATTAACAAACCAGCCAATAACAGCCAAATAAAATGTAACCCTCTATGAATAACTCAAGTATTAAAGCAAAATTTAGTTCTGGGAAGCCAatgttctgcaaagtttagctaTAGCTACAATTATGCACACCTAAATATAAACCTCTTTattctaatcaagctcttaccagtCATACTTGAAGTtggaggcaagctggagctaaattCTGTAGCACATCAGAGTTTGGGGACCCCTGCTTTAGGCAATCAGACATGTTTCCATATTTTTACCCTGCAGGTATATTTATAAAGATATTTCAAAACTGTaaatctcagaaataaaggtacaaaacctaAAGTACATTTTCAAacggtacacttttgtaccatgCATGTCCACATTTGTACCTTTTAACGTAAATATTAATACTGGTAATAAATTGAAGGATCAAGAGTGTACCCTAAAGGTACTggttccactgagtggtacagtaacAGTACGATATGGTaaaggtcacctttatcaggcttgctttTCCACTGCTGAAGGGATATCAATGagacccttttggtgggcgtggtgtacaatagaaagtttcagtcaacattATTCTCGctcaagaaaatgtctacagctgtacgggtcgctcacatatcatacgagaagcacttctcacaaaatagatgctttatacacataaataattgtgtataaatgttcattactaacctttctattaACAGGATTCGATTATAATTGCAGATCAATGAAAGAGTTAAAATAGCAATACAGTAACAtctgcgattatataaaataaataaataaatgcaacatatatgaacacatacagacccttacagtctctgatatgttaccaattacaacaAAACACAGCATATAtgtagtccttatttgggttcaaaaacaacacacaacatgtGGCCTACAGTcaatgcaaacctctcatctgattctttaatcttcagcagcacatgtaacctcttttAGAAAGTAACTCCGTCATTTCGAGTTCATAATAATCCAAAAGGTGATGACAATCattaccctactgaaaaaaacagcttaaaccagcctaggctggttagctggtttttgccggtcgaccaggctggttttagaggggttttggccatttccaggctggtttccagccatttccagcctggtcttagctggtcaggctgggagatgaccagataaaaccagcttgaccagcctagccaggctggaagcccagccaaaaccagctatgtccagcttaaaccaggctggtcattttccagcctgatcagctaagtccaggctggaaatggctggaaacctaCCTGGAAATccccaaaacccctttaaaaaccaggctggtcaaccagctaaaacagccaaccagcctagtctggtttaagctggttttttcagcagggtaaacatggaagtttgttcatgtttgctgaaaaaataatttgCTCCTGTTTTTTCCGTCTTCCTCTTTGTTTTTTGCGCATCAGTCTCGCGTTGTTCGTTTCGGACAGGATCGAATGTCAGAAGTGCTTCAATAATCAggcgcacattattatcatcagctcaagaattttgttttttcaaatatagacacgcaCATGAGCGCAAAACCGCTTGCACAGGGCAGAATCTGCTCtccttcttggctttgtggctgttcatcaagacaacgacaaggtatgtttgagctcaggtcgaccatggcttgttattatatgtatatattattacgatgtaatgtctcggctgtgtatttaaaacgtggcggtttctttgtttttattttggcttgttGCAAGCGAGTGACAAATCTCTGTAAACCAttagcgttcagctgcacattTTGCTCCACCTTTTGCAAAGGGTATAcgcaaaaagtggtatggttcaCTTTTAGGAATCTTTTGAGAATGGAAACGTAAAAGCATACCGAActgaactgtactgtaccactcagtggaaacgggccataatgtGAACCTGTACAAAAGTGgctcttttgaaaaggtaccgccccaAGTTttctacctttttttctgagagtgtatagatgAGTAATTGACATCTACTTGGCAACAGCATGTGCCGGTCATTTTCATCTGAATCTTTGTTTTAACATTTTCTTTAGAAAATGCAGAAAACtattttacacacaaaaacaaactttgCCAGATGGAAATAGCTTGCAAAGCCATGTCCAAAAATTAGATGAATGATTTAAATTGatgatttatttgacattttttcagGAAACTGAAGGAAAGTAGTTTCAGCTGCATTTCACTGATGCAAGTCGTTTATTTTCAGTAATCTAAAGATAAGACTTAAATGTAGAAACTGGACACCAAAAGTGAATTTAG containing:
- the txnipa gene encoding thioredoxin interacting protein a translates to MVAMTKRVKVFEIAFNDPSKTFYCSGDKVAGKVLVEVSEVTRVMAMKVLGVGCAKVEYAKGKQRCREEVDYLKYEDVVQLDEHPTDNDGSVILRPGNKYEYSFGFELPAQGQLVSSYKGKFGFVQYYVKALMERPCQPALECKKHFEVEEPLDVNTPDLLSPTGGMKEKKVTCMFIPDGQVSLNAKIDRRGFCEGEEICIDAKFENTCSRIVVPKAAIVAKQTYQANGRTKVFRQKLSSVRGNHIISGMCDAWQGKSIRVPKIKPSILGCNIIRVEYALMIYMHIPGSEKLILELPLVIGTVPYNGFGSRTNSMSSQDGSISNASNSWVSLRMPSSAPPSYCDITRDCCIDQPLTPLLDDYDGGDSPIFMNAAQFQFPPLPAYSEVEEEFNANARMLPVC